A single window of Ischnura elegans chromosome 8, ioIscEleg1.1, whole genome shotgun sequence DNA harbors:
- the LOC124163796 gene encoding DNA excision repair protein ERCC-8-like isoform X1 produces the protein MLSLIDSVRAGLSSTSELKRAVVTKRSFTLKIVKDWKLRDVHYAAVNCMDIDPKEHRYLLSGSDDGTISVHDLLYYSGSCRYSAKSSLKSAKVLHLIERSHGELQCLQWYPFDSRLFVSTGLDRKVKLWDSNTMALTFETKLNGMIFHHEVSKVPSQNYLVAAATQDKNVILLDLKSGSKSHELSGHSSHVLTCHWSPREEALLATSSSDGQILLWDIRSAKGCLKSLDQHNGKGGAGKFSPSTAHDGGVNGLRFTGNGFFLVSFGVDSKLRVWDVVNGTNLMVNFGTTRNNSEFQVIQMDVTSFDNEHDLVFVPCGSSVIAYEIMTGVKVKELGHSGQFWCCTFEPWYQQLFSGGSKQPILCWASDIHQMRKTLTDKVGRSVSKNKFH, from the exons GTTGTTACCAAAAGATCGTTCACCCTTAAAATAGTGAAAGACTGGAAGCTTAGAGATGTTCACTACGCGGCAGTTAACTGCATGGACATAGACCCAAAGGAACACAGATA ttTACTATCTGGAAGTGATGATGGTACGATAAGTGTCCATGATCTGCTGTACTATTCCGGTTCCTGCAGGTATTCAGCCAAATCATCATTAAAATCAGCCAAAGTCTTGCACCTAATAGAAAG ATCTCACGGAGAACTGCAATGTTTGCAGTGGTATCCTTTTGACTCAAGATTATTTGTCTCCACTGGATTAGATAGGAAGGTGAAACTGTGGGACAGTAATACGATGGCTCTTACCTTTGAGACAAAGTTGAATGGGATGATATTTCACCATGAAGTGAGCAAAGTTCCTTCACAGAACTACCTTGTTGCAG CAGCTACACAAGACAAGAATGTGATACTACTGGACCTCAAATCGGGGTCCAAATCACATGAACTAAGTGGACATTCATCACACGTCCTCACCTGTCATTGGTCTCCTCGGGAGGAGGCTCTCTTGGCGACTAGCAGCAGTGATGGCCAAATTCTCTTGTGGGATATTAGGTCCGCCAAAGGATGCCTCAAGTCTTTGGATCAACATAATGGGAAAGGAGGTGCAGGGAAATTTTCACCCTCTACTGCACATGATGGCGGCGTGAATGGACTCCGTTTTACAGGAAATGGATTTTTTCTGGTGTCATTTGGTGTTGACAGTAAATTACGGGTCTGGGATGTAGTGAATGGGACaaatttaatggtcaatttcgGTACTACACGTAATAATTCAGAATTTCAGGTGATCCAGATGGATGTGACAAGCTTTGACAATGAACATGACCTGGTATTTGTTCCCTGTGGTAGCTCTGTGATTGCATATGAAATTATGACTGGGGTTAAAGTAAAAGAGTTAGGTCATTCTGGTCAATTCTGGTGTTGCACCTTTGAGCCATGGTATCAGCAGCTCTTCAGTGGTGGCAGTAAGCAACCTATTTTATGTTGGGCTTCTGATATTCACCAGATGCGTAAGACACTCACTGATAAGGTTGGCAGGTCAGTCTCTAAGaacaaatttcattga
- the LOC124163796 gene encoding DNA excision repair protein ERCC-8-like isoform X2 yields the protein MLSLIDSVRAGLSSTSELKRAVVTKRSFTLKIVKDWKLRDVHYAAVNCMDIDPKEHRYLLSGSDDGTISVHDLLYYSGSCRYSAKSSLKSAKVLHLIERSHGELQCLQWYPFDSRLFVSTGLDRKVKLWDSNTMALTFETKLNGMIFHHEVSKVPSQNYLVAATQDKNVILLDLKSGSKSHELSGHSSHVLTCHWSPREEALLATSSSDGQILLWDIRSAKGCLKSLDQHNGKGGAGKFSPSTAHDGGVNGLRFTGNGFFLVSFGVDSKLRVWDVVNGTNLMVNFGTTRNNSEFQVIQMDVTSFDNEHDLVFVPCGSSVIAYEIMTGVKVKELGHSGQFWCCTFEPWYQQLFSGGSKQPILCWASDIHQMRKTLTDKVGRSVSKNKFH from the exons GTTGTTACCAAAAGATCGTTCACCCTTAAAATAGTGAAAGACTGGAAGCTTAGAGATGTTCACTACGCGGCAGTTAACTGCATGGACATAGACCCAAAGGAACACAGATA ttTACTATCTGGAAGTGATGATGGTACGATAAGTGTCCATGATCTGCTGTACTATTCCGGTTCCTGCAGGTATTCAGCCAAATCATCATTAAAATCAGCCAAAGTCTTGCACCTAATAGAAAG ATCTCACGGAGAACTGCAATGTTTGCAGTGGTATCCTTTTGACTCAAGATTATTTGTCTCCACTGGATTAGATAGGAAGGTGAAACTGTGGGACAGTAATACGATGGCTCTTACCTTTGAGACAAAGTTGAATGGGATGATATTTCACCATGAAGTGAGCAAAGTTCCTTCACAGAACTACCTTGTTGCAG CTACACAAGACAAGAATGTGATACTACTGGACCTCAAATCGGGGTCCAAATCACATGAACTAAGTGGACATTCATCACACGTCCTCACCTGTCATTGGTCTCCTCGGGAGGAGGCTCTCTTGGCGACTAGCAGCAGTGATGGCCAAATTCTCTTGTGGGATATTAGGTCCGCCAAAGGATGCCTCAAGTCTTTGGATCAACATAATGGGAAAGGAGGTGCAGGGAAATTTTCACCCTCTACTGCACATGATGGCGGCGTGAATGGACTCCGTTTTACAGGAAATGGATTTTTTCTGGTGTCATTTGGTGTTGACAGTAAATTACGGGTCTGGGATGTAGTGAATGGGACaaatttaatggtcaatttcgGTACTACACGTAATAATTCAGAATTTCAGGTGATCCAGATGGATGTGACAAGCTTTGACAATGAACATGACCTGGTATTTGTTCCCTGTGGTAGCTCTGTGATTGCATATGAAATTATGACTGGGGTTAAAGTAAAAGAGTTAGGTCATTCTGGTCAATTCTGGTGTTGCACCTTTGAGCCATGGTATCAGCAGCTCTTCAGTGGTGGCAGTAAGCAACCTATTTTATGTTGGGCTTCTGATATTCACCAGATGCGTAAGACACTCACTGATAAGGTTGGCAGGTCAGTCTCTAAGaacaaatttcattga